GTGACGATGAAGAAATCTTAGTGTTCTCGGTCCAAAGTGTAAAATCAATGCACCGCCGATCAACCAAGGTGCCGCGGTCAGTAGAAGTGAGAAGGCGGTTCCCAAAACCCCTGTTGCGGTGCCAAGGAGACCGCCTGTGCCGCCGGCAGCGCCCAAAGTGCCTAATGACGGCATTGTTAGGCCGAGACCTGAGAAAATAGCACCAAACTTGGCGGCTATACCTGCCCTAAGCGCAATCCCATAGGGAGAAAGCATAAGGATGGATAACCCAATGCCAAGGCCCAACCGGCCCCCTGTTTTTCCGAAGATACTGCCGCCAAGCATTTTATCGACGGCATTGCCAAGGGTGCGTCCTACCCATCGAGTGGTCAGTGCCAATGCACCCGCCTGCCCCAACATGGCAATCAGACTGCCGGCTGGGAAGAAGAGCAGAAGTGCAATGGGAATGAGCGGCACAATATACGGTCGCTTAGCTGTCGCGCCAATAGCAAGCCGGACCGGCACCATAATGATGCCGCCTACTAGGCCAATGCCTCTTCGGAAAAGTCTCAATATAGCTTTCATCTATTCATCACGTAAAAAAGTTGGTTAATTTTGCCTGCGCATGCAACTACACGAAATATCACAAATGAATTTACCACAAAGTGGTGAAAATAATGGACCGATACAATAAATCAAGCTGTATCAAATACATAGAACCTTTCTTGTAATTTAGGTTTTTGTGGATTCGGTATTTGGATCACCGTCTCCCTTGGCAATGGCGTCGCGCGTTCTTGGGCCACGATCTTCGCCTTCCCTGAGGCTGCCTGCGCTCCGACCGCCTCCGCTATCGCCACCACCACCACCAGCCGCTGCCGCCCCGCCACCGCCAATAGCGGGTGTGCCTTTAGCAAGACCCACAAGTGCGAGTGCGCCAGCACCGCTGACCACTTTCTCCATAACACCGGGGTCGCCGGTTCTCTGTGTGACTGCGGATTTGCTGACCCAAAGCAGAGCCTGCGAGGGGAAGAAGTCGATACACTTGAATGCACTGTTGGCTGCTGTGTAGGCCAAGGTCATATAAATCACGGTGAACATAATTTTTGAAAGCGTTGTTGACCCAATTGCGCCTGAACCCGTTCCCGTAGTTGCACCCAAAAACAGGCTGTTGAGCAGGGAAATGGATACGCCAAAGATAAGAAGGCCTGCCACAAGGCCGAATACCATCAGCACTGGGCGCAAAAACACATTGAGAATAAGAAAGTACGAATGTTCGGCATACTTGCCAGGCAGGCCTTCGCCTTCGGGGCTAAGATGTGCGATGGCCATAATGGGGATCATAAGCACAGCTTCAAACACGCCTATGATCCATGTAATGACAAGAAAGAAAAACTTTATAAATGGCAGCAGTGGCAACATAAAGGCAATAAAAATACCCGGGGTCATGCCAATGAGACCGGCCCATATCAGCAACATGCCGCCACCGTTCGGGCAATAAGGAATAAGGTTACACATTATGCCAAGGCCAGCGATGCCCATATTGGCATGGATCCACTTTTGGCCAAGCGCAATCAGCTCCATAAAGGGATTTGTGTTTCCTTGTTCGATGCTGAGGCCCAGGTTGCCGTTTCCATCCCATACGCCGGCATAGGAGAAAGCCTTTTCCGCTATCCAAAGTATCGTATCAAATGCCCAGAAGCCGGTGGCAATGCCCTTGCTGGTGACATAGCCACCAAAGTCACCAACCATATCACCCATTTCGTTGAGGATGCCGTCAACGACCTGACTGCCGTGTTCATTCAAATAATCAATAGAGCCTGTTACAAAATCAGAAACACCTTGTCCTGCATTAGCCAATATTTCCCCGGCCGTCCTTGTTGGGCCAAGGGTGGAGGCGGCCGTCAGCCATTGCTGTACATCCCCGTTTATCGTGGTTACTTGTCTGAATATGGCGTCGCGGCTATCAGCGCGGCTGTCTGCCGCATCATCGCCTGTAAGTCTTTCCCACCAGTGGGCAAAGCCACGAGCGCTGCTTTCCACCCACCCATCGCTTGGCGTGTACATAAGAGATGCCTTGATTGCCTTTGGTAAGGCCTGGCTGCTGACATCGAGGATGGTGTTTTGTGTTACCGATAGGTCGTAAAGGAAACGCCCTGCGCCTGCCCAGCCTTTGGCACTGGCTTCATCGAGCAGAGTGCTCATGATATCGGCCTGCTGAGCCTGAAAGGCTTGTGTCGTGGCCTGATTAACCTTTTGCTGGTACGAAACAACCAGATCCATAAATTCATTCTCACCATCTTGCCCATTGCCCGGAACCTCACCTCGCTCATCGGCCGGGATATCAGGATGGTATGCCTTGACTATTTTCTCGGCCAGCGTGCCAAAATCCCCTTGAAGTCCGAGAGACTCCGTGAAGGTCGAGCGGCTGCTGTCAATGAATGCGCGGACGGCATTCCCGCCTGCGTTCTCACTGCCCGCACCAGCGGGCGTCGCAGGCAATTCATAGCCGCCGCACATCTGGAACCCGCGCGCCTGACGGTTCCCGAACATCATACCATTGCCGTTTAAGGTTGGTTGTTCGGTGATTGCGGAAGTTTCAAAGAACGATGCGTCAAGTCCGCCACCCGCCGCGCCTGCTTCCAGCGCTACGTCATATGCGTGCCAACAGGCATAGTTTTCAACCATACCGCGCACTAGCGCGCCGTAGCCTCTGATCTGGTCGGGGCCTCTTATCTGAAATTGCATCGAGCGCAAGCCTTCGATGGCTATATTCCATACCTGGCTGCCGAGCCCCGCACCCCAGCTGGCGACCTGGAGTACGATTAATTGGCCGGAACTGAGTGTGCCGCCAAGCGGGACCAACATGCCGACGGCTATGACAAGACGAACGGGCGCCCATATTTGGCTGGCGCGTTTGCCCATGACGACGCCATGATGCGCCGTTTCCGCGACCATGGATACGAGGATGTAGAGCAGGATAAAGGCAGCAAAAACCAGCATAGCGCTGGAATAAAAGCCGAACATGCTGCGCACCGCCGTTTGCAGGGCGGGGTTGGCGGGGAATGCGCTGCTGCCTTGTGCAAAGAACAGATAATCGATCATCTGTTTGCTGATATCGTCGGATGCGAATTCGAAGAAGCCGCCACCACCATCGCCCTCGGCGGCGTGCGCCGTGCCTGTCAGCATGCCAAGCAGCATAAAGATAAGGGTCAGCGTGGCGAATACGAGAAAGCCGGTGATCGAGAAAAACAGGAATATTTGCGGAACATTATCCTTGCTCCAGCGCAGGCTTTGCCATGCGGTGCCGATAACTTCGGAGAGGCTCAGGCGTGCATCGATCGCAAGGCCGGGATGATTACGTGGAAACAACCCGTGCTGAGAGAACACAAGCGCGAGCATATGCGTGAACATGTTGCCCGCGCCCTTGAGCGGGGTTACGCTTTTCCCAAATTCGGGGTTGAAAAGAAAATTCAACGTCTGCTTCACGCCCGGCTTCTTGTGGGCGTGCTCATGGCCGGAATCGTTCGTGGCGGCGTTTTGCCGATTTTCGTCGTCGCGCTGCCAGCCTTGAGATCCCATCACCCGCACCTTAGTTATCGTCATCCGAAAACCAAAAACCGCATGCATATCAGGTGCCTGAGCGCCCTGTGGGCCAGCCCGGAACCATTGAACGCCTGCGAATCCTTCTTCTACCTATATATCCATTGGAACAGAGGGCGGTTAACAAGCGTTTAATAGTGCTTTAGGAGTATTTTAAGAAAGTTTTAAGCATTGGCGGGCGTTAGCGCGATGCGGCTTCCGGTGTGCGGGAAAAATACCTAGGCCCTTACCAATTTTGCGTAATCTTCCATCAGTTGCCGGGTCGTGGGGCCGACTTTGAAGCTCAGATCGTCTATCTGGCCGACCGGCGTGATTTCGGCCGCCGTGCCGGTGACGAAGATTTCTTCCGCATCCTTCAGCTCATCCGGTTTGATAAAGCGCTCGACGACCGGGATCTGGCGCAGGCCCGCAAGTTCGATCACGGTTTGGCGGGTGATGCCGTTCAGGAAACAATCGGGCGTGGGTGTGTGCAGTTTGCCCGCCTGCAGCATAAAGAAGTTCGCGCCCGTGGCCTCGGCCACATTGCCGCGGTAATCGAGCATCAGGCAATCATGGAAGCCTTTGGCTTCCGCTTCCGATTTGCCGACGGTGCAGATCATATAGAGGCCGGAAGCCTTGGCATGGACCGGCGCGGTGTTGGGGGCAGGGCGTGCCCAGCGGCCCTGCGTCAGCTTAATGCCGTTCGCCTTGATTTCGGGCGAAAAATAGGAAGGCCATTCCCACGCAGCGATGGCGGTGTGGATCTTGGTGAGGGGGGCCGAAACGCCCATCTGTTCGCCCCCGCGCCATGACACGGGGCGGACATAGCAATCGACAAGATTGTTGGCTTTCACAACTTCCATCTTGGCGGCATCGAGCTGATCGGCGGTATAGGGGATATCGAAGCCAAGAATTTTACCGGAATTGATCAACCGGTCGCTGTGTTCGCGCATCTTGAAGATTTTGCCGCCATAGGCGCGCTCGCCTTCAAAAACGCAGGAAGCGTAATGCAGGCCGTGAGAAAGGACGTGGAAGTTGGCTTCCCGCCACGGCATCAGGCTGCCATTGTACCAGATATAGCCGTCGCGATCGCCGAAAGGTTGCAAAGCCATTTCTTATCGTCCCCCCGTTTTTCCCTGTCTTTCGGGGGATTATGCCAAGGCCTGCCGGGAAATGCCAGCGCCGCTGTCGGTGCCTGGGCGAGGGGACGGAGCGGCGGATTACTCTTCGCCGCCGCCCTGTTCGCCGCCTTCTTCTCCGTTTTCGGGGCCGACCATCATGACGTTGGCGACGAGCCCGGCATTTTCGCGCACCTTGGCCTCAATCGCTTCGGCGGCTTCCGTATTTTCGCGCAAATACTGCTTGGCGTTTTCGCGGCCCTGACCTATGCGGGTGCCGTCATAGGAAAACCAGGCGCCCGATTTTTCGACCACGCCGGCTTGCAGGCCGAGATCGAGCAGTTCGCCGAGCTTGGATATGCCTTCGCCGTACATGATATCGAATTCGACCACGCGGAAGGGAGGCGCCATTTTGTTTTTGACGATCTTCACCCGCGTCTGGTTGCCGACGACGGTATCACCGTTCTTGATGGCGCCAATACGGCGGATATCCATGCGGACCGAGGCGTAGAACTTAAGCGCGTTGCCGCCGGTCGTGGTTTCGGGGTTGCCAAACATGACGCCGATTTTCATGCGTATCTGATTGATGAAAATGACCATGCAGCGCGAGCGGGAGATCGAGCCCGTGAGTTTGCGCAGCGCCTGGCTCATGAGCCGGGCGTGCAGGCCCATGTGGCTGTCGCCCATTTCGCCTTCAAGTTCGGCGCGCGGCACCAGCGCGGCGACCGAATCTACCACCAGAACATCGATCGCGCCGGAGCGGACCAGCGTATCGGTAATTTCGAGCGCCTGTTCGCCGGCATCGGGCTGCGAGATCAGCAGCTCATCGACATTGACACCAAGCTTGCGGGCATAGGCCGGGTCGAGCGCGTGTTCGGCATCGATGAAGGCGCAGGTGCCGCCAGCTTTTTGGGCTTGTGCCAGAACATGCAAGGCGAGAGTGGTTTTACCGGAGCTTTCCGGGCCGTAGATTTCAATGATGCGTCCGCGCGGCAGGCCGCCGATGCCAAGGCCGATATCAAGCCCGAGCGAGCCGGTGGAGATGGTTTCGGTTTCCGTCGCGCGGTCATCGCCCAGCTTCATGACAGAGCCCTTGCCGAAGGCACGCTCGATCTGCCCCAGCGCGGCATCGAGCGCCTTTTGGCGTTCTGCGTTATCGCGGGGGGAAGATTGCATGGCTTGTTCCTTGACCACTTGCAGTTTGGGGCTACGGGCGGGGGCGGGCATTGGTTCCTCCTTTGTCTTTAGCAGGGCCGGCGCGGCTGCGACAGCATGGAAGTGTTTCTGTTTTGTTCTTTTATGCCGGATTCGTACCGTATGCAAGTTCTATTTTTGTCCCAATTATATACTTGACAAACCCAACGCTACTGGTAGTATGGGGGTAGAAACAACGGAGTTACCACTATGAGCCTGTTAAATAAGGACTTTTTCCACAAAGAAAAAGCGGCCTTCCAGCACTTGGAAAGCATTTTGTGGCCTAATGGCCCCGTCTGCCCGCACTGCGGCCAGCACGAGCGTATCTACGTCCTAGAGGGTGTTAAGGACAAGAAGGGCCGGGTACGTCCGGGCCTCAAGAAGTGCGGTCATTGCCGCAAGCAATTCACTGTGCGCGTAAATACCGTGTTCGAGAGTGCTCATATTCCGCTGCATAAAATGTTGCAAGCGGTTTTCTTGCTTACGTCCAGCAAGAAGGGCTTTAGCGCCCATCAACTGCACCGTGTTTTGGAAATCACTTACAAGAGCGCGTGGTTTTTAGCGCATCGTATCCGCTTAGCCAGAGATTTGGTTTGGGATAGCGGCATCGAGGCCAAAGACTCTTTGCACGTTGCCTCGGCTTTAGAAGCCGGATTGGTGCGCTTTCACACTTTCGATGTCGGACTGCTGAATAAAAGCGGTAAGATCGGCAACCCTCCACTTATCATTGAAAAGCCGAGCGTGGCGCAGCCCAAGCTTCGCCTTGTCACAAAATGAAGAAGCTTAAAGCGCAGGGCAGAAAGTTTATTGAGGCAGCCCAGAAATCTGGCTGCGATGAATCCGAAGCCGTGTTCGCCATGCAGCTCAATCGTGTGGCCAAAGCCAAGCCGAAGCCCAAACCAAAAAAGGTGAAAAAATGAAAACAGCCCGCATCATCAATGCTGCCGTTTGGTTATATCTCTGGCTTAGTCAGGTTATGATGCCTGTTGTAGATGGCTCCGATTTCTGGGCGGAAAAAGGCAGGCAGCTATTACAGTTCGGCCCATTTGATGACCCGTCTAGACTGATGGGAAGGGCCATAATCCCCTTAATTCTGTGGTTCGTAATAGATCGAGGGCTTAAAAAGGTTAAGACCAGCAAAACCCCCTAAATACAGACTGTGGTTTGTCAAGTATATAATTGGGATTTTTGTTCTTTTTCTTCCGCAGGATTATTTGTTGTATTGGAGGCACATGGGTATTTCGTCTTAACGGCCTGTTAATCAATCTGAGGCAAGGTTCGGGAAAGTACATATTTTAGTAAGTAATTAACTGCGGTAGGGCCTGTGATTACGGGGGAGGGGCACCAATGACGTATGATTACCTTGTCCAGCGCTATGGGCCGGAAGGCGCCTTTGACATGCTGGTCATTATCGAGAAACTCGCGCGCCTGAAGGGCGAAATAGGTGCAACGATGACGGAGGACGAGCGGTTGCAACTTGCGATCACGCGCCTCAACGACGCCAGCTTCGGCGCGCGTGCGGCCAATTAGTCTATGAAAAACAACCGTTTTTGGCGGTTGCTTTCGCGGGCCCCTATCTGGAATAATTACAAATAACGAGCATAGCTCTACCCGACGGCAAAAGCCCCGGGCAGAGCGGCGTATTTTCATGAAAGATCGGGTGGCCATGAACGACAAGGAACCGGAGATTACGGCGGCACAGGACGGCAACCGCGTTATTATTTTCGACACCACCTTGCGCGACGGGGAACAATCCCCCGGCGCTTCCATGAACCTTGATGAAAAGCTGCGCATTGCCGCCGCGCTCGAAGATCTGGGCGTGGATGTGATTGAAGCCGGTTTTCCCATCGCCAGCCCCGGCGATTTCGAAGCCGTGAACGC
This genomic interval from Alphaproteobacteria bacterium contains the following:
- a CDS encoding DotA/TraY family protein, with product MHAVFGFRMTITKVRVMGSQGWQRDDENRQNAATNDSGHEHAHKKPGVKQTLNFLFNPEFGKSVTPLKGAGNMFTHMLALVFSQHGLFPRNHPGLAIDARLSLSEVIGTAWQSLRWSKDNVPQIFLFFSITGFLVFATLTLIFMLLGMLTGTAHAAEGDGGGGFFEFASDDISKQMIDYLFFAQGSSAFPANPALQTAVRSMFGFYSSAMLVFAAFILLYILVSMVAETAHHGVVMGKRASQIWAPVRLVIAVGMLVPLGGTLSSGQLIVLQVASWGAGLGSQVWNIAIEGLRSMQFQIRGPDQIRGYGALVRGMVENYACWHAYDVALEAGAAGGGLDASFFETSAITEQPTLNGNGMMFGNRQARGFQMCGGYELPATPAGAGSENAGGNAVRAFIDSSRSTFTESLGLQGDFGTLAEKIVKAYHPDIPADERGEVPGNGQDGENEFMDLVVSYQQKVNQATTQAFQAQQADIMSTLLDEASAKGWAGAGRFLYDLSVTQNTILDVSSQALPKAIKASLMYTPSDGWVESSARGFAHWWERLTGDDAADSRADSRDAIFRQVTTINGDVQQWLTAASTLGPTRTAGEILANAGQGVSDFVTGSIDYLNEHGSQVVDGILNEMGDMVGDFGGYVTSKGIATGFWAFDTILWIAEKAFSYAGVWDGNGNLGLSIEQGNTNPFMELIALGQKWIHANMGIAGLGIMCNLIPYCPNGGGMLLIWAGLIGMTPGIFIAFMLPLLPFIKFFFLVITWIIGVFEAVLMIPIMAIAHLSPEGEGLPGKYAEHSYFLILNVFLRPVLMVFGLVAGLLIFGVSISLLNSLFLGATTGTGSGAIGSTTLSKIMFTVIYMTLAYTAANSAFKCIDFFPSQALLWVSKSAVTQRTGDPGVMEKVVSGAGALALVGLAKGTPAIGGGGAAAAGGGGGDSGGGRSAGSLREGEDRGPRTRDAIAKGDGDPNTESTKT
- a CDS encoding branched-chain amino acid aminotransferase; amino-acid sequence: MALQPFGDRDGYIWYNGSLMPWREANFHVLSHGLHYASCVFEGERAYGGKIFKMREHSDRLINSGKILGFDIPYTADQLDAAKMEVVKANNLVDCYVRPVSWRGGEQMGVSAPLTKIHTAIAAWEWPSYFSPEIKANGIKLTQGRWARPAPNTAPVHAKASGLYMICTVGKSEAEAKGFHDCLMLDYRGNVAEATGANFFMLQAGKLHTPTPDCFLNGITRQTVIELAGLRQIPVVERFIKPDELKDAEEIFVTGTAAEITPVGQIDDLSFKVGPTTRQLMEDYAKLVRA
- the recA gene encoding recombinase RecA; its protein translation is MQSSPRDNAERQKALDAALGQIERAFGKGSVMKLGDDRATETETISTGSLGLDIGLGIGGLPRGRIIEIYGPESSGKTTLALHVLAQAQKAGGTCAFIDAEHALDPAYARKLGVNVDELLISQPDAGEQALEITDTLVRSGAIDVLVVDSVAALVPRAELEGEMGDSHMGLHARLMSQALRKLTGSISRSRCMVIFINQIRMKIGVMFGNPETTTGGNALKFYASVRMDIRRIGAIKNGDTVVGNQTRVKIVKNKMAPPFRVVEFDIMYGEGISKLGELLDLGLQAGVVEKSGAWFSYDGTRIGQGRENAKQYLRENTEAAEAIEAKVRENAGLVANVMMVGPENGEEGGEQGGGEE